Proteins encoded within one genomic window of Lampris incognitus isolate fLamInc1 chromosome 19, fLamInc1.hap2, whole genome shotgun sequence:
- the LOC130129689 gene encoding cytochrome b5 — protein MDERSDNCEEGAKYYRLSEIEEQNTFQSTWIIVHNRVYDVTKFLEEHPGGEEVLREHAGGDATESFEDVGHSTDAHEMAAHMVIGELHPDDRELIAKPLETLVTTIHDEPSWWSNWLIPALAAATITLMYRMYTADDQ, from the exons ATGGATGAGAGGAGCGATAACTGCGAGGAGGGTGCCAAGTATTACCGACTGTCGGAAatcgaagagcagaacaccttcCAGTCGACCTGGATCATCGTGCACAACCGAGTGTACGATGTGACGAAGTTCCTGGAAGAG CACCCGGGCGGGGAGGAGGTGCTGCGGGAGCATGCAGGAGGAGATGCCACCGAGAGTTTTGAAGATGTGGGACACTCCACCGACGCCCATGAGATGGCTGCCCACATGGTGATTGGAGAACTGCACCCG GATGACAGAGAGTTGATTGCCAAACCACTG GAAACACTGGTGACCACTATTCATGACGAACCCAg CTGGTGGTCTAACTGGTTAATTCCTGCTCTGGCAGCAGCAACCATCACACTGATGTACCGTATGTACACCGCAGATGACCAGTGA